The Paenibacillus sp. MBLB1832 genome has a window encoding:
- a CDS encoding phosphatidate cytidylyltransferase encodes MKQRIITGVIAGLVFLTLLVLGDLWYAGLIVLVSIIGYREYMQMNGYMSFKWTSAIGLVALLCLTIPWGLLGLTAPLSFTAVIWLAMFLLFFVTVSSKNKVTIDQIAVILLGAIYIGFGFNYMIEARLSPHGLFWTIMIFVCIWASDSGAYFVGSKLGKHPLWPQISPKKSIEGALGGVIIAMIIAVGFAWYSPELLSVGRALFLGFVIAVVGQVGDLIQSAYKRVKGIKDTGTLLPGHGGVLDRMDSWLIVFPFIYLLDLLPN; translated from the coding sequence TTGAAGCAAAGAATAATTACTGGTGTCATTGCTGGTCTTGTTTTTCTTACTTTATTAGTGCTGGGAGACTTATGGTACGCGGGGCTTATCGTGCTCGTATCAATCATAGGTTATCGTGAGTATATGCAAATGAATGGGTACATGTCATTTAAATGGACATCAGCCATCGGCTTAGTAGCATTACTATGCTTAACCATTCCTTGGGGACTATTAGGACTTACTGCACCGCTATCTTTCACAGCCGTCATATGGCTTGCGATGTTTTTGTTGTTCTTCGTGACCGTGTCATCCAAAAATAAAGTTACAATCGATCAGATTGCTGTGATTTTACTTGGTGCGATTTATATCGGATTTGGATTTAATTATATGATTGAAGCACGTTTGTCTCCGCATGGACTCTTCTGGACCATTATGATATTCGTTTGTATCTGGGCTTCGGATTCAGGCGCTTATTTTGTTGGTTCCAAACTTGGGAAGCACCCGCTTTGGCCGCAAATTAGCCCTAAGAAGTCGATTGAAGGTGCTCTTGGTGGAGTCATCATCGCGATGATCATCGCAGTTGGCTTTGCATGGTATTCCCCAGAGCTTTTGAGCGTGGGTAGAGCACTTTTCTTAGGTTTCGTTATAGCGGTCGTAGGACAAGTTGGAGATCTCATTCAGTCTGCCTATAAGCGTGTAAAAGGAATTAAAGACACGGGCACGTTACTGCCAGGACATGGCGGTGTGCTTGATCGGATGGATAGCTGGCTCATTGTGTTCCCATTCATCTATCTGCTTGACTTACTTCCTAATTAA